The Prevotella herbatica genome contains the following window.
TCTTTGGATCGTTGAAGTTGGTTACAGCCTTAACAATTGCAGCGGCACGCTTTGCAGGGTTACCACTCTTAAAGATTCCACTTCCGACAAACACTCCTTCAGCACCAAGCTGCATCATTAGCGCAGCATCAGCAGGAGTTGCAACACCACCAGCAGCAAAATTCACAACAGGCAGCTTGCCGTTGTCATGAACAAACTTAACTAGTTCGTAAGGCACCTGTAATTGCTTTGCAGCCTCAAACAGTTCATCTTCGCTAGTAGCTGTGAGATTACGCATTTCTTTCTGGATTTGACGCATGTGTGTCACAGCCTGAACTACATCACCTGTTCCTGGTTCACCTTTAGTTCTTATCATTGTGGCGCCTTCTGAAATACGTCTTAGAGCTTCGCCTAAGTTCTTTGCTCCACAAACAAATGGTACATCAAACTTAGTTTTATCTATATGATATACATTATCTGCAGGTGAAAGAACTTCACTCTCATCAATATAATCAATTTCTATTGCTTGAAGAATCTGAGCTTCAGCAACATGTCCTATTCTGCACTTAGCCATTACAGGAATAGAAACAGCTTCCTGAATACCTTTAACCATCTTTGGATCGCTCATTCTTGATACGCCACCAGCTGCTCTGATATCAGCAGGTATTCTTTCAAGTGCCATGACAGCACATGCACCAGCTGCCTCTGCTATCTTTGCCTGTTCAGGAGTTGTAACGTCCATGATAACACCACCCTTTAGCATCTGTGCCAAATTGCGGTTTAATTCTTGTCTCTTTTCATTCATAATCTTTATATATTTTTTCTATAATCGCTAGGTGACTCTCCCTTCATCTTACGGAAGAATTTTGCAAAATGTGCCTGACTCAAGAATCCAAATTCATAAGCAACCTGCTGTATAGTATCTGTAGAAGTCTTTAACTTTGCACAAATCTTATCAATAAGAAAATCATCAATAATAGTCTTTGGTGATTTATCTGCTATCTTTTTACATACCTGCGCAAGATATCTACTACTTACATTCAGGCAATCAGCATAAAATGCAACATCACTGTTTGATGTATGATAGTGTTCTATGTAATCTAGAAAATCATTATAAAGTTCACTACTCCTACCTTTCAAATCACTAGTAATAACCTGTTGCTGATTAACGTAGTTTTTTGCTTTAGAGATAGAATCCTCAATAGAAAAACCTTTACTAAGATACAGTGAGACTGCACTAGAGAATGTATTTGCCATACCATGCATACCATTATCATCCAAAAAATACACATTAGCTTCTTTATTGTCACCTATAACAACATTGAAGTCTTTTTGACGTATGATGATCAGCGAACACAAGGGCAAAAGTTTCTGACGAATACTTTCTATAACTTCAGTAGTCATCAATTTTTCTCCAAGACTGGAATAAACTATCGGGTCATATACTACATACTTTGGTCCATATTTAACTATTGCTTCAACAACAGCTTGCAACGTACTGTTATTCCTTATCATACCAACTTTGATTACATCTAGTTTGATATCATTGATAATAGCTTCTATCTGCCCAGAGACTATTGTTCCCGGAACATCATAAAATTGCTGAATACCCAAAGTATTCTGAACAGTTATGGAAGTGATAGCCGAAAGCGCATACCCACCAAGAGCAGATATGGTTTTAATATCAGCCTGAACACCGGA
Protein-coding sequences here:
- a CDS encoding hydroxymethylpyrimidine/phosphomethylpyrimidine kinase, with the protein product MEKYTILTITGSDSTGGSGVQADIKTISALGGYALSAITSITVQNTLGIQQFYDVPGTIVSGQIEAIINDIKLDVIKVGMIRNNSTLQAVVEAIVKYGPKYVVYDPIVYSSLGEKLMTTEVIESIRQKLLPLCSLIIIRQKDFNVVIGDNKEANVYFLDDNGMHGMANTFSSAVSLYLSKGFSIEDSISKAKNYVNQQQVITSDLKGRSSELYNDFLDYIEHYHTSNSDVAFYADCLNVSSRYLAQVCKKIADKSPKTIIDDFLIDKICAKLKTSTDTIQQVAYEFGFLSQAHFAKFFRKMKGESPSDYRKNI
- the pdxS gene encoding pyridoxal 5'-phosphate synthase lyase subunit PdxS; translation: MNEKRQELNRNLAQMLKGGVIMDVTTPEQAKIAEAAGACAVMALERIPADIRAAGGVSRMSDPKMVKGIQEAVSIPVMAKCRIGHVAEAQILQAIEIDYIDESEVLSPADNVYHIDKTKFDVPFVCGAKNLGEALRRISEGATMIRTKGEPGTGDVVQAVTHMRQIQKEMRNLTATSEDELFEAAKQLQVPYELVKFVHDNGKLPVVNFAAGGVATPADAALMMQLGAEGVFVGSGIFKSGNPAKRAAAIVKAVTNFNDPKMLAELSCDLGEAMVGINEQEIKLLMAERGK